The following coding sequences lie in one Takifugu flavidus isolate HTHZ2018 chromosome 4, ASM371156v2, whole genome shotgun sequence genomic window:
- the mcrs1 gene encoding microspherule protein 1, whose translation MMQAGDPVVGSPMGVTGAQSRSEDEESLGVKDVKRTAAQAFGSGVPKRRSSSRSIKRKKFDDELVESSLVKSSSRVKGTPVIEPVRCSGSEPSSTEKKKVTKSGGVLTPPLTMVVNPAPITKRVKKSKQPLHITKDLGRWKSTDDLLLINAVLQTSDLTCVHLGVKFSCRFTLREIKERWYALLYDPVISKLAWQAMRQLHPEAIAAIQSKALFSQAEEALLAKISSTSQPKLETFLELLSKHPHVFHSARTPKSLLVHWQLLKQYYLLEDQTVQPLPKGDQVLNFSDAEQMVDDVKLKDGRDEVLEHELMISDRHQKKEIRQLEQELPRWQVLVDNITGMSMPDFDNQTLAALRGRMVRYLMRSREITLGRATKDKPIDIDLSLEGPAWKISRKQGIIKLKNNGDFLIANEGRRPIYIDGRPVLSGSKWKLNNNSVVEIAGLRFVFLINLELITLIKAEAAKMTQQ comes from the exons ATG ATGCAGGCTGGTGACCCTGTGGTTGGGTCACCAATGGGGGTCACTGGTGCCCAGAGTCGATCTGAGGATGAAGAGTCGCTTGGAGTAAAAGATGTAAAAAGGACAGCAGCACAAGCTTTTGGAAGTGGTGTTCCTAAACGTAGAAGCTCGTCCAG GtcaataaagaggaaaaagttTGACGATGAGCTGGTGGAGAGCAGTTTAGTGAAGTCCTCCAGTCGAGTCAAAGGCACGCCTGTCATAGAGCCTGTCCGCTGTTCAGGGAGCGAGCCTTCATCTACTGAGAAGAAGAAG GTAACAAAATCAGGAGGCGTTCTCACACCGCCTCTCACCATGGTAGTAAACCCTGCACCCATCACTAAAAGAgtgaaaaaaagcaaacaaccTCTACACATCACTAAAGATTTAGGCCGGTGGAAATCCACCGATGACCTTCTGCTCATAAATGCAGTTTTACAG ACCTCAGACCTCACCTGCGTCCATCTGGGGGTCAAGTTCAGCTGTCGCTTCACACTGCGGGAGATTAAAGAGAGGTGGTACGCGCTTCTCTATGATCCTGTCATCTCCAA GCTAGCATGGCAGGCCATGCGTCAGCTGCACCCAGAAGCCATCGCAGCGATCCAAAGCAAAGCGCTCTTCAGTCAGGCCGAGGAGGCGTTGCTGGCCAAGATCAGCTCT ACAAGTCAGCCCAAACTGGAAACATTCCTGGAGCTCCTGAGTAAACACCCTCACGTCTTTCACTCAGCTCGCACCCCCAAGAGCCTCCTGGTTCACTGGCAGCTACTAAAACAGTACTACCTACTGGAAGACCAAACTG TTCAGCCGCTCCCTAAAGGTGATCAGGTGCTGAACTTCTCTGATGCAGAGCAGATGGTCGATGATGTAAAGTTAAA GGACGGTCGAGATGAGGTGCTGGAACATG AACTGATGATTTCCGATCGTCACCAAAAGAAGGAGATCAGGCAGCTGGAGCAAGAGTTGCCTCGTTGGCAGGTCTTAGTCGACAATATCACCG GGATGAGCATGCCTGACTTTGACAACCAGACGCTGGCGGCGTTAAGAGGACGGATGGTACGCTACCTCATGAGGTCAAGAGAG ATAACACTGGGAAGGGCGACCAAGGACAAACCTATAGATATAGATCTGTCGTTGGAGGGGCCGGCGTGGAAAATATCGAGAAAACAAG GAATtatcaaactgaaaaataacGGGGACTTCCTCATCGCCAACGAGGGACGGCGGCCCATCTACATCGACGGCAGGCCGGTTCTGTCAGGCAGCAAGTGGAAACTTAACAACAACTCAGTGGTAGAG ATCGCAGGTCTCAGATTTGTGTTTCTGATAAACCTGGAACTCATCACCTTAATAAAGGCCGAGGCGGCAAAGATGACGCAGCAGTGA